From a region of the Candidatus Sulfotelmatobacter sp. genome:
- the dxs gene encoding 1-deoxy-D-xylulose-5-phosphate synthase: protein MILERIASPADVKRLTRPELDQLAREIRETLIRVCAANGGHLAPNLGVVELTIALHRILDLPRDVVVWDVSHQSYVHKLLTGRASRFDTLRQGGGISGFTMRSESEYDHFGAGHASTAISAALGMATARDLAGGRETVVAVIGDGAMTGGLAYEAINNAGLLKSNFIVVLNDNEMSIAPNVGSIASYLGVLRSKPLFTRGREFVKGVLDHVPLGETARKALSTAEMAGMRFVSAEHKAPVIFEEMGFRYIGPIDGHDVDTLLDVLSNARRIPGPVLLHVKTVKGKGFGIAEDDSRTFHGVGPGVYHPDEGKLEKKSARPTFAQAFADALIAAAERDQRVVGITAAMPDGTGLAKFAKRFPDRYFDVGIAEAHAVCFAAGASTRGLRPVAAIYSTFLQRAYDQVVHDVAIQGLPVVFAMDRAGFVGDDGPTHMGLYDVAYLRTLPGITIMAPRNEAEVAPMLDLALTLDGPAALRYPRGTTSGKHDEPLAPLVLGRAEVLRAGSEVAILALGNTVDVALDAYALLEADGVEPTVVNARFVAPLDETLLLELAETHSRFITLEEHSLAGGFGSAVTEFLNDRGIAVGVERIGVPNVLIQHNKVELQRAAVGLSAENVAARVRALAPSRT, encoded by the coding sequence ATGATCCTCGAGCGCATCGCCTCGCCGGCCGACGTCAAGCGGCTGACGCGCCCTGAGCTGGACCAGCTCGCGCGCGAGATTCGGGAGACGCTGATCCGGGTCTGCGCGGCCAACGGGGGCCACTTGGCCCCGAACCTCGGGGTCGTCGAGCTGACCATCGCGCTGCACCGCATCCTCGACCTGCCGCGCGACGTCGTCGTCTGGGACGTCAGCCATCAGAGCTACGTCCACAAGCTGCTGACCGGCCGTGCGTCGCGTTTCGACACGCTGCGCCAGGGCGGCGGCATCAGCGGTTTCACCATGCGCAGCGAGTCCGAGTACGACCACTTCGGCGCCGGCCACGCCTCGACCGCGATCTCGGCGGCGCTCGGCATGGCGACCGCGCGCGATCTGGCCGGCGGCCGCGAGACCGTCGTCGCCGTCATCGGCGACGGCGCGATGACCGGCGGACTGGCCTACGAGGCCATCAACAACGCCGGGCTGCTGAAGAGCAACTTCATCGTCGTGCTCAACGACAACGAGATGTCGATCGCCCCCAACGTCGGCTCGATCGCCTCGTACCTGGGCGTGCTGCGCTCCAAGCCGCTCTTCACGCGCGGCCGCGAGTTCGTCAAGGGCGTGCTCGACCACGTCCCCCTCGGCGAGACCGCGCGCAAGGCGCTCTCGACCGCCGAGATGGCCGGGATGCGCTTCGTCTCCGCGGAGCACAAGGCGCCGGTCATCTTCGAGGAGATGGGCTTCCGGTACATCGGCCCGATCGACGGTCACGACGTCGACACGCTGCTCGACGTGCTCTCCAACGCGCGGCGCATCCCGGGTCCGGTGCTGCTGCACGTCAAGACCGTCAAGGGCAAGGGCTTCGGCATCGCCGAGGACGACAGCCGCACGTTCCACGGCGTCGGGCCCGGCGTCTACCATCCCGACGAAGGAAAGCTGGAGAAGAAGAGCGCCCGGCCGACGTTCGCGCAGGCCTTCGCCGACGCGCTGATCGCCGCGGCCGAGCGCGATCAGCGGGTGGTCGGCATCACCGCGGCGATGCCGGACGGCACGGGCCTGGCGAAGTTCGCCAAGCGGTTCCCCGACCGGTACTTCGACGTCGGGATCGCCGAGGCGCACGCCGTCTGCTTCGCCGCCGGCGCCTCGACCCGCGGGCTACGACCGGTCGCCGCGATCTACTCGACGTTCTTGCAGCGCGCCTACGACCAAGTCGTGCACGACGTCGCGATCCAAGGGCTGCCGGTCGTCTTCGCGATGGACCGCGCCGGCTTCGTCGGCGACGACGGCCCGACGCACATGGGCCTCTACGACGTCGCCTATCTGCGCACGCTGCCGGGCATCACGATCATGGCGCCGCGCAACGAGGCCGAGGTCGCGCCGATGCTCGACCTCGCGCTGACGCTCGACGGACCGGCCGCGCTGCGCTATCCGCGCGGCACCACCAGCGGGAAGCACGACGAGCCGCTCGCACCGCTGGTGCTCGGGCGCGCCGAGGTGCTGCGCGCCGGCAGCGAGGTCGCCATCCTCGCGCTCGGCAACACGGTCGACGTCGCGCTCGACGCGTACGCGCTGCTCGAGGCGGACGGCGTCGAGCCGACCGTCGTGAACGCGCGCTTCGTCGCGCCGCTCGACGAGACGCTGCTGCTGGAGCTGGCCGAGACGCACTCGCGCTTCATCACGCTCGAGGAGCACAGCCTCGCGGGCGGTTTCGGCTCGGCGGTGACGGAGTTCCTCAACGACCGCGGGATCGCGGTCGGCGTCGAGCGGATCGGCGTTCCGAACGTGCTCATCCAGCACAACAAGGTCGAGCTGCAGCGCGCCGCCGTCGGCCTCTCCGCCGAGAACGTCGCCGCGCGCGTGCGGGCCCTCGCTCCGAGTCGAACCTGA